The following are encoded together in the Streptomyces flavofungini genome:
- a CDS encoding NlpC/P60 family protein, translating into MVVIAAALIQAAGDTPAGKAMGAMGLSVAVPDKYKDLVQEAGNTCPEISPNLLAGLLTQESGFNPKAKSPAGAQGIAQFIPSTWEKDAVDGDGDGDRDVWDPKDAIPSAGVHLCKIAKEVKDVPGSKQNNILAAYNAGSGAVVHYGGVPPYRETQNYVKSIGSLVGKMSSGGKKATTTQAVTAVNAANDMVGKPYSWGGGDANGPSTGTCCSPRGRSGKGIKGFDCSGLTLYAYAQAGITLPRTASQQYAASEPVKAGQMRVGDLIFYGKSAESLHHVGIYVGGGHMIDAPRPGTKVRYSAIDSMPDKFGVARPVPNANKEI; encoded by the coding sequence GTGGTCGTCATCGCGGCCGCGCTCATCCAGGCCGCCGGTGACACGCCCGCGGGCAAGGCGATGGGGGCGATGGGCTTGTCCGTGGCCGTGCCCGACAAGTACAAAGACCTGGTGCAGGAGGCAGGAAACACCTGCCCTGAAATCAGCCCAAATCTGCTCGCTGGGCTCCTCACACAAGAATCTGGTTTCAATCCCAAAGCGAAAAGTCCGGCAGGGGCTCAGGGGATCGCGCAGTTCATTCCGTCCACCTGGGAAAAGGATGCTGTCGACGGCGACGGCGACGGCGACCGTGATGTCTGGGACCCCAAGGACGCGATTCCCTCGGCAGGCGTACATCTCTGCAAAATCGCGAAGGAAGTCAAAGACGTCCCGGGCAGCAAGCAGAACAACATACTCGCTGCCTACAACGCGGGAAGCGGGGCCGTCGTGCACTACGGGGGCGTCCCCCCGTACAGGGAAACCCAGAACTACGTCAAATCCATCGGCTCACTCGTTGGAAAGATGTCGTCCGGCGGGAAAAAGGCAACCACCACGCAGGCTGTCACCGCCGTGAATGCGGCGAATGACATGGTCGGCAAACCGTATTCATGGGGCGGCGGAGACGCGAACGGACCGAGCACGGGAACGTGCTGCTCCCCCCGCGGCCGCTCCGGAAAGGGAATAAAGGGTTTCGACTGCTCCGGTCTCACGCTCTACGCCTACGCGCAGGCCGGTATCACCCTGCCCCGCACGGCATCACAGCAATACGCCGCATCCGAGCCGGTAAAGGCTGGACAGATGCGTGTCGGCGATCTCATTTTCTACGGAAAATCCGCCGAGAGCCTCCACCACGTCGGCATCTATGTCGGCGGTGGGCACATGATCGATGCGCCCCGGCCGGGCACGAAGGTCCGCTACTCGGCCATCGACTCGATGCCGGACAAATTCGGTGTCGCACGTCCCGTACCCAACGCGAACAAGGAGATCTGA
- a CDS encoding FtsK/SpoIIIE domain-containing protein: MGKRRHERDERYERGEDTYGQMAGAIGVLVISFGGLAAIKDKLGLSWPATVLLTAGVLVALGYGAWWLKTRIQRAWASKGQEGATKTVLAQEAGAEDEGPARDEGLTKALVASGAIAKDQFVRADESVVTPLPHGLGTRHEFKVPLGRTYKHVATKAGEVAGALGATRLRMQVERGELSERDVDMTVLTRPPFTEPFAPPTREMILAHEGIPFSHSMTGELVGIDDFTKGALFVAGMTQTGKSTLTIALITCAYIAYGPELDVYLIEGKPGALVRFEKVAVRYEASSKTSVFDSMVCELLKKQQERYEMDNAAMRERKPKPRHRQTLFIADEVADYYVSDGSAESKKERARLVKNSSELVRKGLECGITVIMMTQRPSDRAVPVEVRDQFKRRICLYVSGKGSAEVALGSDYFKTESPIHPALMDASIQGQGVYFDGVSSKLIRGIRFDDEFIFGVVDDVYERRHKVLKTALEETPDTPLVKAIDVMQKNGAAFMSAAELAPFLGVVETNATQRGKAVSALLGIKPAPNKEGTRRGYDLARLVAAAQANA, from the coding sequence GTGGGGAAGAGGAGACACGAACGGGACGAACGGTACGAGCGCGGCGAGGACACCTACGGCCAGATGGCGGGCGCGATCGGCGTTCTGGTCATCAGCTTCGGGGGCCTGGCCGCCATCAAGGACAAGTTGGGCCTGTCGTGGCCTGCCACGGTGCTGCTCACCGCGGGAGTGCTGGTCGCGCTCGGGTACGGCGCCTGGTGGCTCAAGACTCGCATTCAGCGCGCATGGGCCAGCAAGGGCCAGGAGGGAGCCACCAAGACCGTCCTGGCGCAGGAGGCAGGCGCTGAGGATGAGGGGCCTGCCCGGGACGAAGGCCTGACCAAGGCTCTCGTAGCGAGCGGCGCCATCGCGAAGGACCAGTTCGTTCGCGCGGACGAGTCCGTCGTGACACCGCTGCCCCACGGACTCGGCACCCGGCACGAGTTCAAGGTCCCCCTCGGCCGTACCTACAAGCACGTGGCCACCAAGGCCGGTGAAGTCGCCGGTGCCCTGGGCGCAACCCGGCTGCGGATGCAGGTCGAGCGCGGTGAACTCAGCGAACGCGACGTCGACATGACCGTGCTGACAAGGCCGCCGTTCACCGAGCCGTTCGCCCCGCCGACCAGGGAAATGATTCTCGCGCACGAGGGAATTCCGTTCTCGCACAGCATGACCGGTGAACTCGTCGGCATCGACGATTTCACCAAGGGCGCACTCTTCGTAGCGGGTATGACGCAGACCGGTAAATCGACCCTGACCATCGCTCTCATCACCTGCGCCTATATCGCGTACGGTCCTGAACTCGATGTGTACCTCATCGAAGGAAAGCCGGGCGCTCTGGTCCGGTTCGAGAAGGTGGCTGTGCGCTATGAAGCGTCCAGCAAGACATCTGTGTTCGACTCGATGGTCTGCGAACTCCTCAAGAAGCAGCAAGAGCGCTACGAAATGGACAACGCGGCTATGCGGGAACGCAAGCCCAAGCCTCGTCACCGGCAGACGCTTTTCATCGCGGACGAGGTGGCGGACTACTACGTCAGCGATGGAAGCGCCGAGTCGAAGAAGGAGCGGGCGCGGCTCGTGAAGAACTCTTCAGAGCTTGTCCGCAAGGGCCTCGAATGCGGCATCACCGTCATCATGATGACGCAGCGCCCATCCGACAGGGCTGTCCCCGTCGAAGTGCGTGATCAATTTAAGAGGCGAATCTGCCTCTACGTCTCCGGTAAGGGGAGCGCGGAGGTTGCGCTCGGTTCGGACTATTTCAAGACCGAATCCCCGATTCACCCCGCGCTGATGGACGCGAGTATCCAAGGCCAAGGTGTCTACTTCGACGGTGTCTCGTCGAAGCTCATTCGAGGAATCCGCTTCGATGATGAGTTCATCTTCGGGGTGGTCGACGATGTGTATGAGCGACGCCATAAGGTGCTCAAAACGGCGCTGGAGGAGACGCCGGATACGCCGCTCGTGAAGGCGATCGATGTGATGCAGAAAAACGGTGCCGCGTTCATGTCTGCCGCTGAACTCGCTCCGTTCCTCGGCGTCGTGGAGACGAATGCAACGCAGCGGGGAAAGGCCGTTTCCGCGCTTCTGGGGATCAAGCCTGCACCGAACAAAGAGGGCACCAGGCGCGGGTACGACCTCGCACGGCTGGTCGCCGCCGCACAGGCCAACGCCTGA
- a CDS encoding XRE family transcriptional regulator, with protein MDDRPTWARRMREERLARQWSQITAVRSLMARLPYDPGGPDEQSMLRQWKRWEAGEKFPEKYKIEIAATFGTTTNAFFPPTGREPRSQLQVVGGVDTVEIVARMRASDVDQATLDALRITVDRLCSEYAYLPTAQLLTEGRAWMSRVVAMLDRRVSLSQMRDLYALAGKLALLVGCVEYDSGDPRQAEATRRAALSLGDEAGHLGVIGWGHEMRCWFSLTRGDYRGVIQAAREGVALAPNESVAAQLFAQEAKAWARLGDRQQTEIALDKGRQVLEALPYPDNIEDHFVVDPAKYDFYRMDCYRKVGEDQLAEQLAGEVIRASTDFDGTERAPMRIAEARITLAVAAARSGDLDSALSYGERALGGERQSLPSLTMVASDLGQILKTNYAKVPDAVDFRAHLRNLNTPDH; from the coding sequence ATGGACGACCGGCCCACCTGGGCACGTCGGATGCGCGAGGAACGGCTTGCCCGCCAGTGGTCTCAGATCACGGCGGTCCGCTCCCTGATGGCCCGGCTCCCGTACGACCCTGGAGGGCCGGACGAGCAGAGCATGCTGCGGCAGTGGAAGCGCTGGGAGGCCGGAGAGAAGTTCCCGGAGAAGTACAAGATCGAGATCGCGGCCACCTTCGGGACGACCACGAACGCCTTTTTCCCGCCGACCGGCCGCGAGCCCCGCTCTCAACTTCAGGTCGTGGGCGGCGTGGACACAGTGGAGATCGTGGCCCGCATGAGGGCCTCAGACGTCGACCAGGCCACCCTGGACGCGCTGCGGATCACCGTGGACCGGCTCTGCTCCGAGTACGCCTACCTGCCCACGGCGCAGCTCCTCACGGAGGGGCGGGCGTGGATGAGCCGGGTTGTGGCGATGCTCGACCGGCGGGTGAGCCTGTCCCAGATGCGCGACCTGTACGCGCTCGCCGGGAAGTTGGCGCTCCTGGTCGGCTGTGTCGAGTACGACTCGGGCGATCCCCGCCAGGCCGAAGCGACCCGTCGCGCCGCGCTCTCCCTCGGGGACGAGGCCGGCCACCTCGGCGTGATCGGGTGGGGCCATGAGATGCGGTGCTGGTTCTCGCTGACGCGCGGCGACTACCGCGGCGTCATCCAGGCCGCCCGCGAAGGAGTCGCGCTCGCCCCGAACGAGTCGGTGGCAGCCCAGCTCTTCGCCCAAGAGGCCAAGGCATGGGCGCGGCTGGGCGATCGGCAGCAGACGGAAATCGCGCTCGACAAGGGCCGCCAGGTCCTCGAAGCCCTGCCCTACCCGGACAACATCGAGGACCACTTCGTCGTCGACCCCGCGAAGTACGACTTCTACCGCATGGACTGCTACCGCAAGGTCGGTGAAGACCAACTCGCCGAGCAGCTTGCGGGTGAGGTCATCCGGGCGAGCACCGACTTCGACGGCACGGAGCGCGCGCCCATGCGGATCGCAGAGGCCCGCATCACGCTCGCCGTCGCAGCAGCCCGCAGCGGAGACCTCGACTCCGCCCTGTCCTACGGCGAACGCGCCCTCGGCGGCGAACGCCAGTCCCTCCCCAGCCTGACCATGGTCGCCAGCGACCTCGGCCAGATCCTCAAGACCAACTACGCCAAGGTCCCCGACGCAGTGGACTTTCGCGCCCACCTGCGGAACCTCAACACTCCTGACCACTGA
- a CDS encoding replicative DNA helicase, whose product MSIAELPDTAETDDAGFNRVPPNDTGAEQAVLGAMLVPSPATATQVVDEVSSILRGPEDFYRPAHETIYRAILDMYATSIGKPRIDPITVAAELTKRGELTKVGGASYLHTLVQTVPTAANGAYYAEIVRGRAALRQVIEAGTRMVAQAYAQTEDADQIVQDAMAQVQAAATGTVEAAPPLSVADRWQGFVDELQDGADPNALDTPWPDLNDVIQLKPGQLVTVGAATAGGKSLFGMNLVAHAALKHGKPAMVASMEMSGSELMARLTAAEAGVNLDSLVRRKVTDRDWERIRKISERLATAHHFVLDDSANLSLSKIRARMRWMTARGHAPAIVVADYLQLMTPEGTNKNSNRAQEVADISRGLKLLAVEFQVPVVALAQFNRGAVGRRPLVSDFKESSAIEQDSNIIVLLHRELAEDGTDTGPTSGTVEAIVAKNRNGASGRIVELAFQGHLARLSSMGC is encoded by the coding sequence GTGAGCATCGCAGAACTTCCCGACACCGCAGAGACCGACGACGCCGGGTTCAACCGGGTCCCGCCGAACGACACCGGAGCCGAACAAGCCGTCCTCGGCGCAATGCTGGTGCCCTCCCCCGCCACGGCTACGCAGGTCGTCGACGAGGTCTCCTCGATCCTGCGCGGCCCGGAGGACTTCTACCGCCCCGCGCACGAAACGATCTACCGGGCCATCCTCGACATGTACGCCACCAGCATCGGCAAGCCGCGAATCGACCCGATCACGGTTGCCGCCGAGCTCACCAAACGCGGTGAGCTCACCAAGGTCGGGGGCGCCTCGTATCTGCACACTCTGGTGCAGACGGTGCCTACGGCGGCGAACGGCGCATACTATGCCGAAATTGTCCGCGGGCGCGCCGCGCTGCGGCAGGTCATCGAGGCCGGTACCCGCATGGTGGCGCAGGCGTACGCGCAGACCGAGGACGCCGACCAGATCGTTCAGGACGCCATGGCCCAGGTGCAAGCGGCCGCGACCGGCACCGTCGAGGCCGCGCCGCCGCTGTCGGTCGCCGACCGCTGGCAGGGCTTCGTCGACGAGCTCCAGGACGGCGCCGACCCCAACGCGCTCGACACCCCGTGGCCCGACCTGAACGACGTGATCCAACTCAAGCCCGGCCAGTTGGTCACCGTGGGCGCCGCGACGGCAGGCGGCAAGTCGCTGTTCGGCATGAACCTCGTCGCTCACGCCGCGCTCAAGCACGGCAAGCCTGCGATGGTCGCCAGCATGGAAATGAGCGGCAGTGAGCTGATGGCCCGGCTCACCGCTGCCGAAGCCGGGGTCAACCTCGACAGCCTCGTCCGACGCAAGGTCACCGACCGGGACTGGGAGCGCATCCGCAAAATCAGCGAACGCCTCGCCACCGCCCACCACTTCGTCCTGGACGACAGCGCGAACCTCTCGCTGTCGAAGATCCGCGCACGGATGCGCTGGATGACCGCACGCGGCCACGCCCCCGCGATCGTCGTCGCCGACTACCTGCAACTCATGACTCCCGAGGGCACCAACAAGAACTCCAACCGTGCGCAGGAAGTCGCCGACATCAGCCGCGGCCTCAAGCTCCTCGCTGTGGAGTTCCAGGTGCCCGTCGTCGCCCTCGCCCAGTTCAACCGCGGCGCCGTCGGCCGCCGCCCGCTCGTCTCGGACTTCAAGGAGTCCAGCGCCATCGAGCAGGACTCCAACATCATCGTGCTGCTCCACCGGGAACTCGCCGAGGACGGCACCGACACCGGCCCCACGTCGGGCACGGTCGAGGCCATCGTGGCGAAGAACAGGAACGGAGCCAGCGGCCGGATCGTAGAACTGGCCTTCCAAGGTCACCTGGCGCGGCTGTCCTCCATGGGCTGTTGA
- a CDS encoding helix-turn-helix domain-containing protein, which translates to MGTTTDPAPGANVALLRTTRGWSQARLAREAHVSHSLLSKVEVGDRPLTPAVAAALGRALGLSMAEVQGQASVAADDEPLLSELRSAMRDYDLPQGQAVPEGRIRADLETADRRRDAVDVAALLRMLPALLRDATTYAHTQNTAESWSALADTYSTVYWLAARHRWMDLAELAVTRQRWAIEQQPNPIGEAFADRDRAGTYLNFGDVERGLDVVDRAIVTVQSTPLSTTDRDLAVGILNLRGMTLAGRLTDKRQGLREAERHIRSAWNAAGAFSHDVDAHGLTFGPQNCFTHVLATRVDLGRTRDALALTDDLDAAVAGLPPTRVAPTKINYARAQLAVGDRDGALESLGAAFDAAPQMARIHPMGREVLRVLVSLHRRSNPQLLRLARLSGVSP; encoded by the coding sequence ATGGGCACTACGACGGATCCGGCACCGGGCGCGAACGTCGCCCTGCTCCGCACGACGCGCGGCTGGTCTCAGGCCCGGCTCGCCCGCGAAGCGCACGTCTCCCACTCCCTGCTGAGCAAGGTCGAGGTGGGGGACCGTCCGCTCACCCCGGCCGTGGCGGCCGCGCTGGGCCGGGCGCTGGGCCTGAGCATGGCGGAGGTACAGGGACAGGCGTCCGTCGCCGCTGACGACGAACCCCTGCTGTCCGAACTGCGGTCGGCGATGCGGGACTACGACCTACCCCAGGGCCAGGCCGTGCCCGAGGGCCGCATCAGGGCCGACCTGGAGACGGCCGACCGGCGTCGCGATGCGGTCGACGTCGCCGCCCTGCTCCGGATGCTGCCCGCACTGCTGCGGGACGCCACCACGTACGCGCACACGCAGAACACGGCCGAGTCGTGGTCGGCGCTCGCCGACACCTACAGCACGGTGTACTGGCTCGCCGCCCGGCACCGCTGGATGGACTTGGCCGAACTCGCCGTGACGCGCCAGCGGTGGGCCATCGAGCAGCAGCCCAACCCGATCGGCGAGGCCTTCGCCGATCGCGACCGGGCAGGCACTTACCTGAACTTCGGCGACGTCGAGCGCGGCCTGGACGTCGTCGACCGCGCGATCGTGACCGTGCAGTCCACCCCGCTCTCGACCACCGACCGCGACCTGGCCGTGGGCATCCTGAACCTTCGCGGCATGACCCTCGCGGGCCGACTCACCGACAAGCGGCAGGGTCTGCGGGAGGCTGAACGACACATCCGCTCCGCGTGGAACGCGGCCGGCGCCTTCAGCCACGACGTCGATGCACACGGGCTCACCTTCGGACCGCAGAACTGTTTCACGCACGTCCTGGCGACCCGCGTGGACCTCGGCCGGACGCGGGACGCACTCGCGCTCACCGACGACCTGGACGCGGCCGTCGCAGGGCTTCCACCGACCCGGGTCGCACCCACCAAGATCAACTATGCGCGCGCTCAACTCGCCGTCGGCGACCGCGACGGCGCACTGGAAAGCCTGGGCGCAGCGTTCGACGCGGCGCCGCAGATGGCCCGCATCCACCCCATGGGGCGCGAAGTCCTGCGTGTCCTCGTGTCGCTGCACCGACGCTCAAACCCTCAGTTGCTGCGGCTCGCTCGGCTCTCCGGCGTCAGCCCCTGA
- a CDS encoding ParA family protein yields the protein MTTTRTAMLNQKGGVAKTTTTMHLGGTLAAAGKRVLLVDLDPQGNLTTGLGMSRLNPTDELTLTQAMLKDTGLEEARNLIRQHSENLWVIPSALDMFTLARHLYGTRSKEHRLEWVLEHFDEDFDHIIVDCRPALEIDTDNVIVWAKDALVPMDVDTFAIEALKLFLGQTATLTKETRTTPPLYRGIVLNRVARPFSTFTQGVYEAIHALSLPVVGEIPMRTAVTESKHKGQTIAQYAPKSDVAEMFRDLAVKSGLLTDVEVSA from the coding sequence ATGACAACCACCAGGACCGCGATGCTGAACCAGAAGGGCGGCGTCGCGAAGACCACCACGACCATGCACTTGGGGGGCACGCTCGCAGCCGCGGGGAAGCGCGTCCTCCTGGTCGACCTCGACCCGCAGGGCAACCTGACGACCGGACTCGGCATGAGCCGGCTGAACCCCACCGACGAGTTGACGCTCACTCAGGCCATGCTCAAGGACACCGGCCTTGAGGAAGCGCGGAACCTGATCCGGCAGCACAGCGAGAACCTGTGGGTGATCCCGAGCGCGCTCGACATGTTCACCCTCGCCCGGCACCTGTACGGCACCCGCTCCAAGGAGCACCGACTGGAGTGGGTCCTGGAACACTTCGACGAAGACTTCGACCACATCATCGTGGACTGCCGCCCGGCGCTGGAGATCGACACTGACAACGTCATCGTCTGGGCCAAAGACGCGCTCGTGCCGATGGACGTCGACACCTTCGCGATCGAGGCACTGAAGCTGTTCCTCGGGCAGACGGCGACCCTGACCAAGGAGACCCGCACCACTCCGCCGCTCTACCGGGGCATCGTCCTCAACCGCGTCGCGCGCCCCTTCTCGACCTTCACTCAGGGTGTGTACGAGGCGATCCACGCGCTGTCGCTGCCCGTGGTCGGGGAGATCCCGATGCGTACCGCTGTGACCGAGTCCAAGCACAAGGGGCAGACCATCGCCCAGTACGCGCCCAAGAGCGACGTCGCCGAGATGTTCCGCGACCTTGCGGTGAAGTCCGGTCTCCTGACCGATGTGGAGGTCTCCGCCTGA
- a CDS encoding acyltransferase translates to MMSTEELLRLTVTALMTRAGERQATLAEGIGLAQAQVSRKQTGKAHWTLDDCDQLAAHYGMSVLDLLAGPTHAVTALPADRGPAQASLPLAAPPTAPAPKPVSVPRSEALSGPCVLCGQTATDAVEGIWQHLTSQECAEALDEAAPLDDHPEDEDQEEYAPTGPGEPATPYRGDPQPGPAVAEGSSPVPAPAVEDPRPTAVRAPGYASGTLVDQIHARVRDVLNGAQGDIEAAQAALIKTAIPDVMALFDRSRVGGRYAHSKFPPTDSILRKKSQKGADEIWEGRPKWRNKTVLDAVKKGERIGVTALDMNAAYLAAFKCWLPVGKLVEDTTGVHDPKRSGVYQITPPAWDHKDLPNPLGARKEPGPVWVPDSLVRLLLDCAGPKWNLCDPPQIHRAMLSGATENLLEKLRRALAESRDTAITENDEVAVEYVKSMYSKFVSTIGESSANTDIRRPDWMHIIRSKAFTNLWRKAYKAKNAGLTVVEISGTDELHVAGDWRPVFPEGRALSQVKVKNLYTLGGER, encoded by the coding sequence ATGATGAGTACCGAGGAACTACTCAGACTCACTGTGACGGCGCTCATGACCCGGGCGGGAGAGCGCCAGGCGACGCTCGCCGAAGGGATCGGCCTGGCACAGGCGCAGGTCTCGCGGAAGCAGACCGGCAAGGCGCACTGGACCCTGGATGACTGCGACCAACTCGCCGCGCACTACGGCATGTCGGTGCTCGACCTACTCGCCGGCCCCACCCACGCCGTGACGGCACTGCCCGCCGACCGCGGCCCTGCGCAGGCCTCGCTCCCGCTCGCCGCACCGCCCACCGCTCCCGCCCCCAAGCCGGTGTCGGTGCCGCGCAGCGAGGCCCTGAGCGGGCCGTGCGTACTGTGCGGGCAGACGGCCACGGACGCGGTGGAAGGCATCTGGCAGCACCTGACGAGCCAGGAGTGCGCCGAAGCCCTCGACGAGGCCGCCCCGCTCGACGACCACCCGGAAGACGAGGACCAGGAGGAGTACGCGCCCACGGGCCCGGGGGAGCCCGCGACGCCGTACCGCGGCGACCCGCAGCCCGGTCCGGCGGTCGCCGAGGGCTCCTCCCCTGTGCCCGCTCCTGCTGTGGAGGACCCGCGGCCTACAGCGGTCCGGGCGCCTGGGTACGCGTCAGGCACGCTCGTCGACCAGATCCACGCTCGGGTGCGCGATGTCCTGAACGGGGCGCAGGGCGACATCGAGGCGGCACAGGCCGCGCTCATCAAGACCGCGATCCCCGACGTGATGGCGCTTTTCGACCGGTCCCGGGTCGGCGGACGCTACGCGCACTCGAAGTTCCCGCCCACCGATAGCATTCTGCGGAAGAAGTCGCAGAAGGGTGCTGACGAGATCTGGGAGGGCCGCCCGAAGTGGCGGAACAAGACGGTTCTCGACGCGGTGAAAAAGGGTGAACGTATTGGGGTGACCGCCCTCGATATGAACGCGGCCTATCTCGCCGCGTTCAAATGCTGGCTCCCCGTCGGGAAACTCGTGGAAGACACCACGGGTGTCCATGACCCGAAGCGGTCCGGCGTCTACCAGATCACCCCGCCCGCATGGGATCACAAGGACCTGCCCAACCCCCTCGGGGCCCGCAAGGAACCTGGTCCGGTCTGGGTCCCCGACTCCCTGGTCCGGCTGCTGCTCGACTGTGCGGGCCCGAAGTGGAATCTGTGCGACCCGCCCCAGATTCACCGCGCGATGCTCTCCGGCGCCACCGAAAATCTCCTCGAAAAGCTGCGCCGTGCTCTCGCGGAATCCCGCGATACTGCGATCACTGAGAATGATGAAGTCGCCGTGGAGTACGTGAAATCCATGTACTCTAAGTTCGTGTCCACGATCGGCGAGTCCAGCGCGAACACAGATATCCGCCGCCCAGACTGGATGCACATTATTCGGTCAAAGGCGTTCACGAACCTGTGGCGCAAGGCCTACAAAGCCAAGAATGCGGGTCTGACTGTGGTGGAGATTTCCGGTACCGATGAACTGCATGTGGCCGGGGACTGGCGACCGGTTTTCCCTGAGGGCCGTGCGCTGAGCCAGGTGAAGGTCAAGAACCTGTACACGCTCGGGGGTGAACGGTAA